Sequence from the Nilaparvata lugens isolate BPH chromosome 10, ASM1435652v1, whole genome shotgun sequence genome:
TAATCCACAATCTCTTGTTCTGATCACGGTTTATGTTGATTGTGGATCAAATTCGATTCGATTGTTGATTGATAGGATATTTTGAGTTATCAACGATTGCGAGTattacaaaaaaagaaaaactgaAGAACGGTTATTTTTCATCACTGATCAACAGCTTATGCTAGTgaatttctaattattatagCGAAATAACATACTCTATTGGTTGTAACATATTCTTTAGTTGTAAATTATCATGCTAAACATTTTATGATCATTgattatatagaatatattatgtgattatcattattgattcatttcattcattaagtgaatttcatttcatttcattcagtgaatttctaattattatagCGAAATAACATAGGTTATTTTTctcatagttttattttttctcagGTACTCTATTGAGTTCTTTagttaataataagaaaacaaagatattgtcaaattccactgaaaatttattaaaaactttaaaacagaaccatggtttcacgtagttaaccaacgcatcatcagctctACTGTAATACAGCTGTACTGTAATAGTTCTTTAGTTGTAAATTAACATTTTATGATCGTtgattttatagaatatttatgtgattatcatttttaaatcatttcattcatcaaaataaaGCAAAATAATGAAGACTTGAGTGACTCATGAAATATAAACTGACTCATCATCAATCTCTTGTTTTGATGATCATGGTTcatttagattcttgaaaactAGGTAgggtttatttttcaatttccattattgcttttaatcaaattatgatattgaaGCAAGAGACCCAATTTGAGTCTGATTAGTTGAAACAAGTACATTGATATCGCTGGATTTAAGCAAGTTTATTTTTAGAATTCGAGTCAGTcactgtcgatgttgtagaaccgttccataattgaataaaaacacacaaaactgtagaatttgacgatatatgtgtgtttttatttcattatggttTATTTTGATTGTAGATAAAGAAATCAAGATacttgtgaatgtgaacatgatTGAATCAAATGTGATCAGATAAAACTTAGTGAggatttttacattttttgtgAGAgttaaatttgttaaaaagtttggaatTATTAATGGTTGAACTCTTTCACGGCTTCTTGACAAAACTAACTCACTGCTATAGTTGAttgctgtagtgaggtccacgttataatggcagtgaaaaaaagagaacagcgatgccgattctctgccttgcacTGCCTTCCATAGAGAATAGCTTAAtatcttatataatattaactattcattcttgtcaatcaatcatattttatcgtcatggaaatatatttgccaatgattaaatataaaattttcataattgagattaaatattttgtcaattaattatatttctacattgttaaacaaCGCTCTGTAAcgttgcggaggtagaaaaggatagcgctatcttctttgtcgaatgacagacaaggataacaagtaacaagtaacaccaaagttgatcaaatactgccataatACGAGTAAGGTGGACCTCACACTATAGGTAGATGATGCAAAattgatacaaagatgatacgaatatgatgcaaagatgatacaaaaatgatacaaagatgatacgaatatgatacaaatatgatgcaaagatgatacgaagatgatgcaaagatgatacaaacatgattcaaagatgatacaattatgatacaatgatgatacgaaaatgatacaatgatgatgatatacacgtatagcaacaccaatgttaataaaatactgtcattataacgtggacctcactatatagtgcTAGAGtctattactatagtgaggtccacgttataatggcagtgttttattagcaatagtattgctatccttgtccatcattcaacaaagcggatagcgctatctctttctcgctttgctctgttgccagatcgtattttaacaatgtagaattaataattaatcaagaaaatatttaatcttgagtatgaaaattcattatgaaatcattgaaaaatataatttttgcttaatgaaatataattgattattttaaactagaattaaAAGTTAATATCTGAGCCACTGTCGACCTCTTTTCAAAAACTTAAACTATTAACAGTCATAAATTTGTATATCTACAATGTAACTCTCTATACAATGAAAAACTTACCTAATTTGAAGACAAGATGCAAAATTCATGCTCATGATATAAGGTATAAATATCAAATTGATATACCATATCAACGTCTCTCCACAAGCATGAAGTATTATGACAGCACAGgactcctcttcttcttcttcttccttgccCTCTTCCCATTATTTGGGGTCGGCTCTCCTAACACGCAGTCGCCAGATCCTGCGATCTTGGGTCGTCTCATTTACCAGGTCCAATTTCTCCATATTCTTATGGACTAGAGAAATCCACGTAAGGCGGGGTCTGCCTCTGCCCCTTGGCTGCGGCTCCATCTCGAGCACTTTTCTCGTCATGTGGTTAGGCGGGCGTCTGTTAACATGACCGTACCAGCGCAGTCTCccctcaattattttttcagaaattggTGTCACTTTGAGACTGCCCCGGACATGAATGTTCTTGATGTGGTCCAGCCTACTAACTCCCCCCGCCATCTCAACATTCTCATTTCTGCCACATGGAGTTTATCTTCCTGCTGTTTTTTGAGCGGCCAGCACTCGGCTCCATACAGCATTGCTGGACGCACTGCAGCTTTATATACCTTTCCCTTAATGTGCACAGGCATTCTTTTGTCACAGAGTACACCAGTCAGCTCTCTCCATTTCATCCACCCAGTATTTATCCGACTCGAAACATCTGCATCTATGCTGCCATCATTGCTGATAATCGAGCCTAGATATTTGAAATTCTGAACTACTGGCAGTGGAGTACCTTGAAGGTGTATGTGAGCCTGGTCATTATTTCTACCAAAGTTGCTATGCATGTAGACTGTCTTTTCTCTACTGATTCGAAGGCCAGCCCCCTCCAGTTTCTCACGCCACAGGTCCAGTGCATGTTGCAGCTCTTTTGACGTTTTCCTGATGAGGACTATGACAGCACAGGACTAAGGATCTATAATAAGTTACCTACAGAGATCAAATGTGCTAACattgttcatttcaaaaaaatactttttaattCGCTTGTTGAAAGACCGTTCTATTGTTTGAacgaattttttttatattacctgaatgaatgtattttgtgtTCTATATTTTGCTTAATGTGtgactttgtaaataattaccAATGTTggtttatgacaataaaatttatttatttatatgtttatttatttatttataatattacatcaataaacatgcatcagctaccgtctatagaaggcattgacaagatagaggatcggcattggtgttctcctatctttctccaccgccattataacgtggacctcactgtagatgTATTCAATAAGGCGAcggtgaatttgaaaaatcaaagaaaGCTTGATGCTGTGGGTTTATTAGACTAGCATCTccattaaaaaagtaatgtgATTTAAATGTACATACTTATATGGGGATTCTATGAACTTTTCCATTATTTTATCCACTTATGGAATAATATAAGTTTTTGATCTCGCTCAAATACCGACATAGAGTCGCCTCATTTTTATCCTTCTTAAACTCCCACTCGAAACTCTCAAAGTAGATTGCTTTCATACTCACTCTATCGGCGGCTCATTTCTACTCTGTCTATTTTACTGCTGAGAACTTTATCAAACCTATAAAAGTACGCCAACACTCAAACAGAATGAAATATACATATATGTGTTATATACAGAAAGGAATGATAACAGCATAATAAAATAGTTGATAGCTTGAAGCGTCTCCcctaatagaaaataataatgaaaacagtattttgcattttattgagTTTTGGATTTTTATATTTCCGTTTCAGTAAAAAAATGTTGGTATAGTCCTCAATAATGTTCTATGGAGATCTTATTATCTTTACGGTCTCTTCAAtgggttttttcttcttctactactttttcagttttttccctTCTATCGACAATATACAGTGATTTTAGTAGACTTTGAACTGTGAATTTGGAAACTATGAGAGATTTCTCTAGTAAGAtaatttttttcccttttttgtAGCAGTGTTATAGTGAGGTCTCCCTTATactggcagtggagaaagaaaggaAAACAGAGAGTACCTTATCACTGCCTTCAATAGaaaatagctgataccggtataagGTATCTGCTATCAGGAAGACAGTAACAAGGTAGAGAATGTGCAATTatgttctcctatttttctccactgccagtAACGGGGACCTTACTATAGCATTGCTACAAAAAaggcaataaaaattatcttaCTATGATATTAATCGTTctttctttttaaaaataatcaattatattttattcgacaagaaaatacatacacatatatatatatatatattatatatatatatatatatatataatatatatatatatatagtttatatatatatatatagtttttatatatatataatctacgattgaataaaaatgtttcataattgagataaaatagtTTGTCGATCAGTTATacttttctacattgttaaaacatgatttggcaaacgttgcggagctaggaaaggatagcgctatctgctttgcgaatgatagacaaggaaagcaacatTAATGTTAGTCAAATATTGCCGTTGAAATACTTTACGTGAACCTCACTGAAGTTGATAGGAACTGATTGTCAAAATGGTACTGTGTGATTTAGAAAAATGAAGTATAGAATCACACACGCAGTTAGTTAAAtattgacaaaatgaaaatggagttaaaaattgaaataaagtttgtgtatttattttcatttatttcatcaataacatGATAATATGATGAAACGAAATGGGAAAACATGTGAAGGGGTTATAATACAAGGGCTCCAAGTGACATATTGtagtttcgagaaaattgagcctaaagttcacttacattaatttattcttcattcatgaaatgaatatagaaatgatattCACCTATTCCTATAACTATTCAGTATCCTTTTAGCAAATCAAACGTACAGTTTCATGCCTCAAATTGCTctcttttctcaattattagcTAAATAGTGCTAAAAAGTATCACTTGTACCCCTTGTTTACCAAACAAAACTTTATTGTCTAAGTAcacataaatctatcaaatttatcagcAATTAAACAATGATTGACctcattgcaatattatctgattcgttaattggttcttgaggtatcttttgcttggtgacatgttgaatgaaaaagactaagaaattgtcaaaaaaccactgatttattgataattagaaagaccggtttcggttattacaccattgtcaatctctgataaacagtttatagtttatcagagattgacaatggtgtaataaccgaaaccggtctttctaattatcaataaatcagtggttttttgacaatttcttagtctttttcattcaatataaataattaccacaatatcaacttctcaactacacaaaaaattggTGACATGtcttaatcaaggttaaatttaatttgatggatACGAGCAACCGTTGTCCTGTAAACAAGGGATccaagtcacttggaccccttgttttatcaaataaacagctgtttgaaaatGTAGTTTAAAAATTTTACACCAGATGTCAGCACTGATTGGACTCACGCTTATACCTCTTGTATACTAGATTTTTACCACTTTCAGCTATCGATTACTAactcaaaaaaaaaagaaaaatgtcacttggaccccttgtattctgACCCCCTCATGTAGAAAATAGGGAAAGAAAATGTACCTAATAaaaggaaataaaataaagCAGGCAGgcttgtgtggtgtgtgtgtgtgtgtgtgtgtggtgtgtgtgtgtgtgtgtgtgtgtgtgtgtgtgtgtgtgtgtgtgtgtgtgttgtgtgtgtgtgtgtgtgcgtgtgtgtgtgtgtgtgtgtgtgtgtgtttgtgtgtgtggttgAGTGGTAGGTAGGTAGTTTAAAACAATCGAACATTGAGCTGGATATTTATTGTCAGCGGTAAGTAGCCTACCAATGTGAGTACCCAACTCGATAGGAATACTAATGAGGGTCTCATTGTTTCAAGTGCTTGTAATGCTCTAATGCTTGCTTGCTATGAATGAACTCACCGCCATTTCTTCAATGAAACATACATACAGTACCTCAGCTCTAACAAGCTCTATAGTAAAACTGTCAGCTTTCCTTCAatcaataacatcaatactCCCCATTTAAacaattctgacagttttaCGTAAATCTTGTGAAAGCTAcaaagtgagattcactttaaattgtcagtTTTCATCATATAGATACAGGCAACGCTTCCCATTCATCCAATTCTGACGCGAATCTCATTTATGAGGATATAGAGGACAATGAATGGTTGGAGCAGAGTCATAAAGTTCCATAGTCTTAGGTCAGTGCCGATAAGTTATTGATGGAAGTAATGGAATAAGTTATTCGAAGGGATGGATTTGATACAGAAATATCTACAGTATTTTATACAGATATAGAATTAGAAGAGGTATATTGAGACAGTTTATAcagtaaatagaaataaaaatctcattacccttttttgaattattttatcacaacatgtttcaacattcatgccatttttaAGTGATATGgcgtaaataaataaatactgctggaattaatttttagagatttttattctgtcatttctatttatattacaagtagccctaaacagaaaagagacagtTTATACAGTCTATATCTGTAGATACGTTTTTTCCTTTTGTTTGttcattgttgaataataatttgcagcatttatttaggattttcgttcaataataattagataataatttgtttgtaattgataaacaaataataatttgcagcatttatttaggattttcgttcaataataattaaataataatttgtttgtaattgatattgattaataagtGATTGATAATTCATTATGATTGTGATTTGATAAGTACCTAATAATTGGTAATTTGTGAAATACACTGATTTGTTGTAATGTTGTCAATGTCAATATTACGGTTGTACCTAGTTTATAAGAGTAGAATTGACGACCCAAtcagtatttttcaatataatggaGAAGTCCCACAATATCAATACATgtttcaacgaatttttattaatatttggcAAATTCTTCTATAAATCACATTCA
This genomic interval carries:
- the LOC120353321 gene encoding uncharacterized protein LOC120353321, translating into MAGGVSRLDHIKNIHVRGSLKVTPISEKIIEGRLRWYGHVNRRPPNHMTRKVLEMEPQPRGRGRPRLTWISLVHKNMEKLDLVNETTQDRRIWRLRVRRADPK